The Candidatus Dechloromonas phosphoritropha genome includes a region encoding these proteins:
- a CDS encoding glycosyltransferase family 39 protein encodes MTLDIAEPDLSVIVTGQGSFSQRQDFGEQLLEIARGAGHSAELIVAETRPTAADEEKGIVRAVSRARGKFVAFCDPASGLAPETLIALVAPLADDLHDLAIVVRDEKQSGAALTTLATRFKALLARLILWPVAQTRDPWSRWYALRRDQLLRLAPPDRASAAPLHSLLLGGPEMRIVDVSARPGPNACLPPELPTLREILARLRRGMFAPEGAAPMGGKARFAATVGITVDLVVTLALLTWGWLPGASNLAGFVMGAAAFLGARVLWPAGSRPAGGWQLVAAALALCLRGGAIATALAYGLPPWMAAMVGVGIAWSAGAVGNAFAPRSAPQPSVSMARRWSMAATGIVVSVLLLHLLYLKVFPLTPEEAYYWNYSMRLDFGYLDHPPMVAWLIALVEALFGHGEASIRLASLACTAVMMVFVYRLALRLVDRPAALVAAAFAVLIPYGFFIAGFMISPDAPLAAAWGAGLYFLHRALVGDERRAWYGVGIALGLGLLSKYTIALLGPAALAFCLVDRRSRAWFLRPQPYFAVLIAAALFAPVIYWNFANDWASFRFQGGERFGEEQQFSLHYMLMNMILVATPLPLMVLPLLFSRRWTRDATRFPEPAHAEARNRLFVACFVFVPLAVFAWSALKHVPRLNWTGPIWLATLPLLGWTIVHASALRWHGLGTAMRLTAGKVIGALLVIYAFVNYHLVLGIPKVPYSPSFAKAIGWPVATRELQRVHDRIAQETGATPVIVGMDKYNTASQIAFYGARPFALPRQVPLKATAIEAFTGNSLMFNYWDPPGQFRGRTLIMVARNQQTLATDLLEPYFGELDATIHALRLANTGPGGDGRRIADYFYRIGYDYRPVPGER; translated from the coding sequence GGGCATTCCGCCGAGTTGATCGTCGCCGAGACGCGGCCGACAGCAGCGGATGAAGAAAAAGGCATCGTTCGCGCTGTCAGCAGGGCTCGTGGAAAGTTCGTGGCCTTCTGCGACCCGGCGTCGGGCCTCGCGCCGGAGACGCTGATAGCGCTGGTGGCACCACTCGCGGACGATCTTCACGACCTCGCCATCGTCGTGCGCGACGAGAAACAGTCTGGCGCGGCGCTGACAACGCTCGCAACCCGGTTCAAGGCGTTGCTCGCAAGACTGATTCTCTGGCCAGTCGCGCAAACACGCGATCCGTGGTCGCGATGGTACGCGCTGCGCCGCGATCAACTCCTTCGACTTGCGCCGCCGGACCGTGCATCCGCGGCGCCTCTTCACTCGCTGCTGCTTGGCGGACCCGAGATGCGCATCGTCGACGTTTCAGCACGGCCCGGCCCGAATGCTTGCCTACCGCCAGAATTACCCACGCTGCGCGAGATTCTGGCCAGGCTGCGCCGGGGCATGTTCGCACCGGAGGGGGCGGCGCCCATGGGCGGGAAGGCCCGGTTTGCCGCCACCGTCGGAATCACGGTTGACCTGGTTGTCACCTTGGCGCTCCTCACCTGGGGATGGTTGCCTGGGGCATCGAACCTCGCCGGATTCGTCATGGGTGCTGCTGCTTTTCTGGGGGCACGCGTTCTGTGGCCGGCAGGCTCGCGCCCGGCGGGGGGCTGGCAACTGGTCGCCGCCGCGCTTGCGCTGTGCCTGCGCGGTGGCGCGATCGCCACCGCACTGGCTTACGGGTTGCCGCCATGGATGGCCGCGATGGTCGGCGTCGGTATCGCCTGGAGTGCCGGCGCGGTTGGTAACGCGTTCGCCCCACGGTCCGCGCCACAACCGTCGGTCTCCATGGCACGGCGCTGGAGCATGGCGGCGACGGGCATCGTGGTCAGCGTTTTGTTGCTGCACCTGCTCTATCTCAAGGTGTTTCCGCTGACCCCCGAAGAAGCCTATTACTGGAACTACTCGATGCGGCTCGACTTCGGCTACCTCGACCACCCACCCATGGTGGCCTGGCTGATCGCGCTCGTCGAAGCACTTTTCGGGCACGGCGAGGCCAGCATCCGCCTCGCCTCGCTCGCCTGCACGGCGGTGATGATGGTCTTTGTCTACCGCTTGGCCCTGCGCCTCGTTGACCGGCCGGCCGCCCTGGTGGCGGCCGCGTTCGCGGTCCTGATCCCCTACGGCTTCTTCATCGCGGGATTTATGATTTCGCCGGATGCGCCGCTGGCGGCGGCATGGGGTGCCGGCCTTTATTTCCTGCACCGCGCACTGGTCGGGGACGAGCGCCGGGCCTGGTACGGCGTCGGTATTGCGCTGGGGCTGGGCCTGCTTTCCAAATACACGATCGCCTTGCTGGGTCCGGCCGCCCTGGCTTTCTGCCTCGTGGACCGACGCTCGCGCGCCTGGTTCCTGCGCCCGCAGCCCTACTTCGCGGTGCTGATTGCCGCCGCCCTGTTCGCGCCCGTAATCTACTGGAACTTCGCCAATGACTGGGCGTCGTTCCGCTTCCAGGGGGGCGAGCGCTTCGGCGAGGAACAACAGTTCAGCCTGCACTACATGCTGATGAACATGATCCTTGTCGCCACCCCGCTGCCGCTCATGGTTCTGCCGCTGCTCTTCTCCCGACGGTGGACGCGGGACGCCACGCGCTTTCCCGAGCCCGCGCACGCCGAGGCACGCAACCGGCTGTTCGTGGCCTGTTTCGTCTTTGTCCCGCTCGCGGTCTTCGCCTGGAGCGCGCTCAAGCATGTTCCGCGCCTCAACTGGACCGGCCCGATCTGGCTCGCCACCCTGCCGCTGCTTGGCTGGACGATCGTCCATGCCAGCGCGCTGCGCTGGCATGGACTCGGTACCGCAATGCGTCTGACGGCGGGCAAGGTCATCGGCGCGTTGCTGGTCATCTATGCATTTGTCAATTACCACCTGGTCCTGGGAATTCCTAAAGTTCCCTATTCACCGTCGTTCGCCAAAGCGATCGGCTGGCCGGTGGCCACCCGGGAACTTCAGAGGGTGCATGACCGAATTGCGCAGGAAACCGGTGCCACGCCGGTAATCGTCGGGATGGACAAGTACAACACCGCGAGCCAGATCGCCTTTTACGGTGCCCGACCGTTCGCCTTGCCGAGGCAGGTGCCGCTGAAAGCGACAGCGATTGAGGCATTCACCGGGAATTCCCTGATGTTCAACTACTGGGATCCGCCCGGCCAGTTCCGGGGTCGTACGCTAATCATGGTGGCGCGCAACCAGCAAACGCTGGCGACCGATCTGCTCGAGCCGTACTTCGGCGAACTTGATGCGACGATTCATGCGCTACGACTGGCAAACACCGGACCTGGCGGTGACGGTCGGCGCATCGCTGACTACTTCTACCGGATCGGTTACGACTACCGACCCGTGCCGGGCGAACGCTGA